The genomic stretch TATTGAAATCAATCTTATACTTTCCACATGGCCATTGTTGTAGGTCAAGATAGATGAACTTCAGGGACCCAAAAGGTGAATAATTTTTAAAGATTCCATCAATAATAACTGTTGATGGCTAGTTTCCATCACTAGTTCATGTGTCAGAATGATTTGTGGAAAGAAGAGCCCGCTATCTTTATCTTATGGAATTGCATCTAAATTCATCTATTGTGAACTACTGCACTTGCATATTAAGATGTACAATATGGAACAAAAGAAGTCTGCATTTTTATGAGCCATACATTGTATTGAGCCAGGTATTTTAATTATTCCTTGTGGAATTGCAAAATGCTTTACCTAGAGCTGCTGTGCCACGATTGTTATGCCATGTCTAAGATTCCCACTCACTCTGAGCGATCTCTTATTGATTTTGTGGACCTTTTGGCAAAACgagagatttctttcctggctgGACTTTTGCCTGTGGTTTGCTGAAGTCGAACTATTGGTGGATTTAAGAATAGCATTTATAAATTTGAATGTAACATCATCATTAATTACAAAATTGAGGAAAAAAAAGGAGACTGATTATTTTGTATTGGCCCAGCTGGTAATGATGACGTGTGACAGTCTCTAGATGGAACGTAGCAGACTATTATCCCGTCACCTCAGATCTACAGGTCCGTTCCGATTTTAAGGAACATCCATGATAAGATATGTCTATTACAAATTTCTAGCAAATTTCCATTTTTCTTACAAAATGTTCTCTGTGCTAGTTGATTCTGATAGGCATAGCGAGTAATAGTGAGGTTATTTCTCCAATATAAATATTGTTTATCTCTGTACTGTATGTTTCTTGACTTCATTGCATCTCTATAGGCCTGTGATTAGTTCGATGGAGAGGTCATCTTGGATGAAGACTAGACCGTGCTATTTGTTTTGCCATCTCTGTTGCCTTGGTTTTGCCCATTATAAATGAAACATAGAGCAAATGTAGCTTTCATCGCAGCTAACTTTTATGATGCTAGTTCAGAGCTTGAGCTCAGATTATTGTGTTTCTATTTGTAGATGGATGATTTGTCGTTATTGGAGACCTGCAGTGATGGTATCTGGTCTGGATTATGGAATACCTCGTGAATTTAAAGTACTTGGCATCTCAGTTAAAACATGTTTTATGCTCTGGGATTCCAGTTTGTATGAAATTTGCAGAATTGTTACTgagatttattttggctgaCTAGCTGTCAAAAAGACTTTGGTCTTGACCTGCCTGATCATGTAGATCTGGAATGAATAAACTtggttaaaggctgttcacaCTTTTTGCATTTTGGTCTAAGCGTAGTATGTTCAAATGCTGATTTAGCTTCTAAGTTATCTCAAGGACCCATATGGTTTCTTGACGTGGAGCTGGTGCTTTTCAGTCTTCACCTTACCTGCATCCGGTGAATCCTTTCCACGGTAGGCCTCTTCCGGTTACGGATGATAGTTTACTTCATCTTTATCATTAAGTCAAATTACTCCAGCTTAgttcaaatttatagaaaaatgcaTCATCTATAGCACTATATGAATTTCATCAAGTTCCTAGTACAATTATTGAAAcctgtatattatttttttaaagaagTATATTTTTAGCCATCAAATACCGCAAAGTCTGATTTTGGtcatcaaaatttaaaactagttATCATCGAAACCGACAACTTTGGCCCTTGATTGGTTTTAATGTGTAGTTTTCCTATCTGCgaatttttctaaaaataataaaatatatggTTAAATCTCTAAAAAACCAATAGCTATttcattttaaataaataaaaagtaaGAAATTAGTACCAATTCTTTTTCTTCTAAAAATACAATCTATTGTTACTGTTATTTTATTGCTCATAGTTGCGAccattatttatttaaattattgTGGTGCCTTGATTTATTTTGATTGCAGGTTTGATGCCCCGTTTTTTTGgaacctttttttttaaaaaaaaacctaTACTCAAGCAATTCAAATAAAGTAAACCACTAGGCATGTGATGTTTAAATGCGATCTATATATGGTGGATAATGGCATCTGGGAGGTTAGCGTCGCCTGTGAGATCTTTTGCTTGCGTACTCGGAATCCATTGGACCCTTTTGGTTGAACTCCTAGTCTAATGTAGCACACAAcaataatttaaataaatagTGATCGTGACTACGAGCAAAAAATCATTAGCATTGTAAACAGGTAAGAAGATCCAACTAGcatcataaaataaattatattttTAGGAAATGTTTATGCtgcttttattttttatttaaatgatttgtgatgtatcatattttttattttaaaaacatatatataggcaAAACCACTTTGAAAAACAGGCATCCATACTTCGATGCCCAGTTTTAAAATTTGATGTTCACGAAATGTCGAGATCCTATCGCGCAATTGCTGGAGCAAAAAGTTCGTGATACTTATGGAGATGTGATCCTAACAGGAagtggggaaggttgattaactGTTGAGTGCTTTCCAAGCCGAGCTAATAGCCTGTCTGCAAGGCGTCCAAACGGCGCTAGACTTGGGTATTGGAAGATTGATTATGGAAACAGGTGCTTTGATGGTACAGCAACAACTTTTTTTCAGCTGAACCCTGCGCTAGACCTGAAGGCAACTTGGTTGATGAACTGAAGgcccttgtgcactctaatttTCTACAGTTTGAGTGTGTGTTAAAGAATAGGGATTGTAATAGAGCTCCCCATGCTTGAGCAGCTCTAGGTTACGAGTGCGTTGAAGGTGATGAGCTCATTACAAGCTCCACCCCAAGTAATGTACTTGTAATTGTCAATGCTGACATTGCAGCAGCTGAGTAATGCAATTCCcaggttcaaaaaaaaaaaagtgcatTGGGAGCCCTAACAACTGGACTGGCCCGACCAGTGCTACTGCGTGCGCACGACCGCCGCCACGAGTCATGGCCCTCGTCCGTCTAGTCTTGGTCGATAGTGTCCGGCTGTCCACGTCCTCCTGGTGGCTCGAGCAGTCGAGCAGTCGAGCCATCGAAGCAGCAGCCCGGATGGAGTTGGAGCGCACTGCCAACCCGGGGGACCGACACGATGAGTCAATAGCTCAAACAAACACCAGCAGCTCGCTACATCAGGACGACAAATACGATGAATAAATTTGGCACCAGTACCTTCACCAAAATGGATCGCTCATATGATCGGCCACATCCAGGAAAATTCCTTCCAGCAACCTTTATACCTTCAGCAGAGCAACAGCACTCACATCACAGTTGCTAGCACAAAAGATGTAGCTTCCAGCAGAGGTTAACACATAAGTCACCAGAGCTCACCGGTGCTGCTGCAATAGAATCAGCTACACACAACTAGCGCTACCAATGTACAAAAATTGATGATCTCAATTGCCAAAATCAGAAATCTGGACTCCTAAACTAGATAGCTACATCAGTAAGCACAAAGCCCTTCCATACTGAATTGCTAAGCTGTACATAGAAGATAGAGCACCGCTGCTATACCACAAGTCCTCGACAATCTGGGTCAGAACCTGTTCAGGAAAACTCAAAACAGTCAGCACCCAGCAACTGCACATCCTAAACTAAAAGTCCACATAACACTATTTCCACTTGCAAGTTTATCAAGTTTAACTGCCGCTACAGCACGGTGCTATACAGGGATATTCTGCTCCTATTGTGGTGACCATGAAACAAAGATTTTGTTCAAGTTTTGGATGccattttaattttttataaaCGAATTCACATCCAGCTTTAATTGACTGTTGTGCAATCAACTTAGTTGGCTATTGTGCTACCTGAAGCTAACAGTATTGTGATGCAGACTGTGAATAACCAATCAAAACAAAGGTACTAATGATTTGTTCACTAATCAATGCACTCGTAACATTAACTATGAGCAAAGTATATAACAGAAACAGTGAGGCCTAAAAATATTAGAGTTCCAGTCAAGCTCGACAATGGACCCCAGTTAACATGCAAATTAGTCCACAAAATTTGTGGTTACTCTGTACTACAATGTAAAGAGGCTATGCAAATAATCAAGGGTCGTTGTGAAATCTTAAGTACCTCAAACTGTATTTGTCTTTTTTCCAGTAAGAATACGGGATATCTGGAGGCCCCTGCTGAAACCTTCATTGAAAAGTACCCTTGTCTGCATTTCTTGAAATCCCGGCAACCAGGACAGCAATGCAACTGGTGCCATAATGAATGCTCCAAGCAGTATCTCATACAAGCGAGCCACAGAAATAATACTGTTCCACACCACAGTGGATTCGATGAATGGCCGAATTACTTGAGCGATCGAAATCAAGCCCCAACCAGTAGGAATAAATGCCAAAAGACTAGTGAAGATGTCAATGATTTCAAATTCCGTGAACTTCAGAAACAATATCAGCACCAGCACTGCAAGAACGATGACAACAGTTTGGACAACCCGGTAGTAAAGGTGCTCCTTTGCGGCATACTTGTCTCGAGCATAGGACATTAGGACGAACACACCAAAAATCACAGCCACACATATCCAGGAAAGCAGATAGACAGCAATACTTCTGCTATTGTTGGCTATCTTCAGCTGGTACACAACCCCATACTGGAAAAAGAAGTACCTGAGATCTAACAGTATTTCCAAAATCTTTCCCCAAAGACCAGTGGTCCGTAGATGATCTTGCTCCTCAAACCACCACACTTCCCAGCTCTGCTCAGGCTTAGAAAAGAGACCACCGGGATACCATATCCAGTTCATGAAATCATCAAAATCGTACACTGTTTTCAACCAATCAAAACCAGATGGATTAAAAGCAAATGGAGCCATAATCCATGATACCACCAGAAACCAGCTAGATATATTCATGATTATGTAAACAAGTGTATTCTTGGCAATAACACTGTGTGCAGCATACACAGTCAATATTATTCCAAGTTCTATTGCCTTTATGAAGTGGCTCCTAGCATACAGCCTGTAATTTTCAGCAAAACTCTTGTGCTGCACAACAAAACCACGACCAGTAGCACGGTATTTTGCACCACCATGAAGGATTGTCCGGCCATAGTAATGGCTCTTAGTTCCCATGGAAAATGTGTAGAACACAGATGAAAAATTCATTTGCATTGTGAAAAAATCCCAGATAGCAGGTAGGAAACCTTGTTCAAGAGAGTTTTCTATAATCATTGGCAAGGCAGTGAAGAAGCCAAGCTGTATGATGAACTGCTGATTAAGCACAGTACCCAAGGCTTTGTTGTTGGTTGAATTAGCACTGCCCTGAATACCAGCCTCAAGACCACTGAGAGCTAGATACAGGCGTCCCCAAACAAAtgtgtaaactgtcaagaccACCAGCATTGTGTTGAAGTAGAACCCCACTGTTGTATAAAACACAGAGAGCATCCGAAAGAAATCCAGTCTATGACCAAGCCTGTATACATCCCTACTAAGGGTCTGCTCACCGTTGCCACTGGAAACCTTTGCTTCAAACATTGATATCTGATTGAGGCCAACATCACGGCCCTTACCAACCTGAATATATTCATGGTGACTAACATTGCCACCACGTAAGGTACAGTTGAAACCAGCAAAGATGTCCTCGCTGATATTGATCACTCTTGATGCCTTACTTATACCACCCCGAGTTAAAAACCAAAGGCGGTCAAATACATCAGGATGCCCATAATGCATCCGTACTTTCAATGGATTAGCTAGGACACGCTGACCAAGGGTAACAAAGCTTGTCTCCTGTGCAGACATGAACCAAGCAAGTGAAGAGACTGATCCAGTGAAAACATGTTCCCGAACTCCCAGAAGTGTTGGTTTTCTGCTCCCGTGATAATAGTTGTACTGCTCTAACAGGTTACGCATTTTGAGGGCCTCTTCAAAATAATTATCCTGGTTCATGTCAATTGTCTGAACTGCATCGCCTCTTGTGAATATGATGGCATGGTTCTGGTTTTCAGGTTTTCCTTCCCCAAGCTTCAGTTCACCTGGTAACCTAATCCGGTATATCTCAACCTCCCTCTGTAAACCCTGGTCAAACTTTACCAAGACAGAATAGTACTGAGTATAGCCTTGGTGATGGACCTCGTCAACATAAGCAACACGGAGTGCCTCATTTTTCCTCATGAGACTTAAAATATCTTCGGCGCGTTGATCTTTAGCAATTTTCTGCTTTCCATATATCTGGCAAGTGACCACGTAGGTGTACTTCATGAGAGCAGCACCATCTTCCTGACCTTTAAACAATTGGCTTACAGTACTGGTTCCTCTGTCTAACCTCCTTTGTGGTTGTTGCCGGAAACCACCATTCATGGGATACACATCATTCTCATGCCTAATTGAACCAAAGGATGCAAGATGTTTTGTCCCCTCTGTGATGTCTACCTCGGAGGCGGTATCAAGAAAAGCAAGCATCTTGAGAGCCCTGTGGTAGTACATCATTCCCCTAACAGTCCGTGCTAAGGTCTGTCCTCTATACGAGGCCCAGAGTCGGAGCTCCTGATATTTGTTACCCCAAATTTCATTGTCATCAGTCATTCCCTCCCTCTGCATACGTTCTAAAAAGTTTCCCCAATCATCTTCATAAATCTTTTGGAGATAAAACAAAATTGAGACACCATCTTCATTCTCACGGTGAAGCTGGTCCTTGTTGTACATCACATCTTCATTGTAGTATGGGGTTAAAACACTGAATGCCATCATCTTCTCAACTGTTGGAGCGCGAGGCATATTCATGAATAGAGAGTTGCTGAAGAAAGTGATACGCCGTCGAGCCTCTGGATTCTTTGGGACATTGTTCATAGAATCCCTGGAGGTGAGAATTGTATGGAGGCGCCTCACCTGTTTGTAGAAGCTAACATCATCATTGTTTGGGCATTTTATGACATCCTCAAAGAGGAGACGGGATTCCTCTAGTGTTGGTGGTGCTAGCCTCTCTTGCCTCAGCTGTTCCATATCCTTTTTGTTCTTTGGAAAATCATGAATTGCAAAGACATAAAGAGTCTGCAAAGTATTTACTATCTTGGTCtgatccttcttctccttcagtAGCAGTTCCACTAAGGTGATTACAGATGAATGGATTTCAGGCAACAGTTCAAGTTTATATTCTTCAGAAAATTTCCCATTCTCCATTGCAGCATCAAATGCAAAGAACAGCTGACTGAAAATGATGTGCTCAACAGTTCTATCCTCAATGATCTCCAGCAGTAAGTGTCGTATACTGTCATAAGCTTCAATGACAGCACATCGCCTGTACTCATTCTTACATATCCTTGTCCAGTGTGCCCTGTCGTCAGCTACTAGCTCTTTTGCCTGACCAAGAGCAAGAAGCAGCTCATTATTTAGCAGGAAGCATGGCCAGCGCACCACACGAATTTTCCACACAACTGGTGGTAGCTCAAGAAGCTCAACTTCCTTGTCACTAATGATGTCCTCTTCTCTAAATGTCTGAATAATCTCATTCCATATCAGTGCAAACCTCTTAGCTTCCACCTCATTAGCTTCAATCTTCCTATATGGTCGACCAAAGCCATATCTCAGCTTGATGCGATTGATAGCATCATACAACTTACTTCGGAGGCCGCCACGCACAGCATCCAGGTGCTCCTCAGGCATCAGATTGAACTGCATTGCACTGGCAAAGAACTGGAATCTCAAGCGCAGCTGCTCAACACTGCGAATCTCCCCAAGATGTGAGAACAGCCCGATAAGTGCCCCCGTAAGTGATGAGAAGATCGCATACCATATCTGAATATCCATGAGATAAATAAGAACAACTGGAGCCCACAGAAAGATTATAGCAATCCGCTCTGTGTGAGGCATAAACTCAAACCAGTTACGCTTAATGTCATGGAGGCTGAGAATAGTCTTTGTTGGCTCCACCATCGGCCTAATCTGGAGAAAGTAACTGAAGCCGAATTTAGCAGTGAGAAGGCACACCCAGAATGTGGTATACTTGATGTTATCAATGAGGCCCTCCCTCACACCACGTCCAACAAACGTACGGGTCTGGAACCACCAGGTGAGCACATATAGAATTCTCCAATTGGTTTTCTCCAGAAAATTCCGAATCCATGGGACGATGAAGAGCACAAGTGCAAGCACCTGTGGGATGAGAAACACACCAGCTGCCTCAAGGTAGTTTAACACCCTGGAATTGGCAGAAAAAGACCACCTACGATCGCGCCACCTCTGATCCCACATTCGAACATAGAGCACAATGAATGTGATAGTCCACCCAACAGCAACAAGCACCTTGAGCACCATCCGGACAGCGAGCAATACAGTATCCCTCCTCACGAGACTGTATTGTGTGCCTGCATCAAGCACTGCCTGCACAATGCGCAGCGCAGCCCAGGTGATGAACACAGACAGCACCCGTACCTGGATGTCACGGTAGCGAAGGCTATTCCACGGAGTGCGGCCATCCCATGCAACGATCATTGCTGCTTGAAAGAAGAGAATGAGCATCACCCATACCCGATCAAAGCTGCGGTACACATTCCAGAACGACCTCTGCTCAACAAAACCAGTCTTGCCAATACGCCCAGGGTTTCCTGGCGGTATAAAGAAGCTCCTGGCTGGTGACAGGGGCCATTGGAGCCGCCTGAAAACTCGGCGGCTCCAGAAGTACTCATTCACATCATCATAGTTCCTCCAGGCCGAGTGTGGCTTGGTCCCGTCCCGGCTGAACTTCACCTCGGCCTTGAGCACGTCATATATCGGCTTCACAACCTTCTCAAGGAAAGCATCCTCACCGTGCACCGCAGGAATAGATAGCCGTCCTGTCTCGATATCAATCGACTGGTCGATGACATGGTTGAGGTCGAGCGCCATGTAGTGGAAGATGTAGCAGAGGCACTCCGGCATGAACCTCAGATTGGCCGCCTCGCCCCAGATTAGGAGGTAGAGAGCGGTGTACAGCAGGTCGCGGCGCGTGTCAAGGCCGACCCCCTGCGCGACACGGCGCCCGCCGCTGGGCGGCACATGGACGTGCGGCCTCTTGCCGAGGTAGGAGCACCAGGCCTTGTAGTTCTTGAGGAGCTTCCTCCGGATGTCCCGCGCGACGGAGTGGTGCAGCACGTCGGCGGGGTGGTCGGTGGGGAGGGTGCCGCCCTTGCGGAGCTGCGCGTTGGCGAGGAGGAGCACGAGGTGCTCCCGCTGGTTGCGGACGTTGTGGAGCTGGAAGCCGAAGGTGGCGCCGAGCCAGTCGAAGAGGTCGGCGCGGAAGGCGTCCCAGGCGCgggcgagcggcggcggcggcaggtccGCCGCGTGCGCCAGCGCCTCCACGGCCGCGCGCACCTCCGGGAACCGCAGCGACGGGTGGTCCCCGTGCATCACCACGTCGTGGATCGGGATGATGTTGTACGCCGCCGGCTCCGGGTTCCCCCCAcctcctcccgccgccgccgccgccgcggcggtgcGGCGGTTGCGGAGGAGGCTCATCCCTCGCGGCTAGCGGTCGTCGCGGAGCTGCAAAAAAAAACGGGGAAGGCGTCAGCGCCCAGCCGCAGGCGCAGTGACGAGTGCGGAGTGCGAAATCAAGCCATTGTTGGCAGGAGGAGCAGTACATGGGAATCTGGGGCGACGAGGACTGCGACTGCGAGCGAGATTGCGGTGACGCGATGCGGCGCTGATGAGGTGGGAATCATGTGATGCGATGGGATGAGCCGTTTGCGTTTTGTTTGCTTCAGCTTTTCGGGGGCAAGCCCGTACTCGAGTGAAGTGTGATCCGGCCGCGAGGCCGGGTGGGTCGGAATGGGTTTGGTTCGCTTTGCTTCTGGGGTTTCTTTCTAACCAGAACCAGCAGCCATGGGATGCTAGTGTTTCTGTGCGCTGTATTTGGAGGGGAAcaatgatgacgacgatgaACAGATGGTGTGGATGATGAGCAATTTGGAAGGTGGGGTTTCACCAATCGTTTCGAGCAGGTTCTGATGCTTGGTCTAGTTCGGCCCTAGGGGATTAGGGGTTGAGGAAAAAGTGCTCGAGGTTTGGAAATCCAGGTCGATAAAGTGTGCGGCATGCAGCTGTCGAATTTTTTTAACAGAAAATTACGTCAAAAAAATTAACAAAAAGAACTGTAGCGAATTcgagaagttttttttttaattttttttttggcttcaACAAAAGGGATTCAAGGCGTGGGAACTTTTGATTTATAAGGGTGATAAAGAGCAAGAACTTTTTAATATAATTGGGGCCATAAGGTACAAGAATCTCTTAGCTTTTTTTACTCCTACTTTCTGCAAATGGGAAACATTTCGCTACATGCCGTTCACGTGCCGTGCCCCCCCACTAAAAATGAAAGATTTGGCCGCGAGAACGGTGACTACCACACTATTTTACTGTCAAAACACCGCAGCAAATTCAGAGCGGTGAACAAGAACAGCATATCGCATCTTGAGGACACAGACAGACCCAAAAGGAACACGGTCGAATAAACTCCAGAAAATGATCTACTAGTAGAGGGTAGCATGAAACTTAAGAGTGACGGCAACACAAAGACCTGAAGCTTTATGACCCGTTTCTGATAACTACGACGGCTTTTGCGACGGGACCTATCATTGTGACACTTGTTCGTGGACTAATGCGCTAATCCCTTCTGTTTCAAGCTCCAAACAGACCTTTTGCTTGCCTTTGCCGTTCGTGCGCTGTCAGTTTTTGTGCACCACTAGAAAGCTAATAATCACAAAAGAGCAAACATCACTGTATTTCCGTCGAATGCCAAGGTCCGTAAAAGTAGACGCGACGACCATTTGGCATTTGCTTGCTTCCACATAAAAAGCTCGATCTGTTTCAAACATATATTTTGCTTAAAATAAAAGTAGCACCATTTCTTTCCCATTCTATTACGACGCAGCATGTTTAGATTCCGCGACTGGCACGCTGTCCCTAGCTCTGGGCATTCGGGTTACCCGATTTTTTTCGGGTCGAGTAGTTCGGATAATTTAAAATTCGGGTAATGAAAATTGCTACCCGATATTAGTCTTAAAAAAACACTACCTGCAATTTCGGGTACCCGATAATTCGGGTTTGGGTATTCTCGATTTACCCgaattttcaaaaaacaacacactatacaaaatttcaatagcaatttatatataatttcagcagcaatttgtatagaatttcaatagaattttgtagagaataatatattactatcacttgttcaaacaaagagaattatgttctgataaattgataagttctaatATTTAACTAATAACACATGATAAAATACAAAGATATAGACAAATATTTGGGTAATTCGGTAGTTCGAGTACCGGGGAtactacccgaattacccaaactaatttTGAGTAATCAAAATTGCTATCCGAATTTAGAATCGGGTACCTCGAgttcgggtaattcgggtacgggTAATGAGTATCGGATAATTTGCCCAGGCTTGCTGTCCCCTTGCCTaacttttttttatatagaaaTAACAATCCCTGGTACAACGTTAACCAGCGGGCgatttgggtcttgtttagattcatttttttttgaattttgacattatactatttttgtttttatttaacaaatattgttcagtcataaactaactaaatttaaaagatttgtctcacgatttataaataaattatataaataatttttatttttatttttatttaatactgtaagatttgatatgacgagaaattttaaaaagttagattttggtttttaggtaaagtaaacaaggccctgtttACGCAAGTGGTTGCTTGCGTGTGCGTCTCCTGCTCATCCCATCTGACGCGCAGCCGCAAGGAAGATACGTAGGCAAACGCCAGAGGCTCGTGTCGTGACAGAGGCGCAGCCCGCCGCGCCGCTCGAGGAATGCGCCAATGGCAAGTGGGGCCCCACGCAAACCCGCTCGTGGGTGGGCCGCAACGACCAGACAGACCAGCGCTCCCCGTCTGACGCTTTTTGGCCCGCTCCTCAGCGCATGCGGATTAGATCAGCAACGGGTACATGAAGTAGTCTTGAGAGACTGATCAGCGGGCCCGAAGTGCACGGCAGCGCGACGTGGGCCCTTTGCTCAGTGGAAATCTGGGTGGACGGGTGGTGAACGTGAGGTCCGACACCGAGGGAATGGCCGCGTAGGCTAGCGACATCCCCGGGATGGGGATCGAAGACGTTGGCCGCCGCCGATGGGTCAGATAAATGGGTGGGGGGTTttccttaatttttttttaaaaagataATGGGTGGCGCGATGGCAACAGAGGAGCGTATTCACGGAATTGCCACTGAGATCGCTCGGATTCTTTTTGTCTTGTCCTCCTCTCCCCACCCAAAACTAACCTCCGGAACTTGACCGTGTCCTCGGGCTAACATCTACTGCGGGTAAAATAGGAGATTTTTTTCCTTGTAATAATAAACAGATAAATGAGGAGAGGATTCTCACCGGAAATGTCGACCGCCGCCGCCCTGGCGAGGAGGTGACGCTTCGCCTCTTGTCGCGAACCCGCGGCCTGCGGTCCTGTCGCTGGATCTTTTTCGACGTACAGCCGATGAGCTGGCTGGACGGAGAAATGGAAATCTCAAATCTGAGTACGGGCGCAGGAGGGGATTTTGGCGGTGGAAACGGAATGGACTTACCCTTACCCACCCCTTTCGAGTAGGCGTTAGGTTTCCTCGGCTCCTCGATCGTCCTAGCTCGGTTCTCTGCTCGCCGCTAGGCCTCCTGCCCAGCTCACTTGAGACGAGAGCGAGCAAATATGCCTTTTATGCTCTTTTTCTTCACGTTTCGCTTTGGGGTGAGTACATAATTACGTACTTCCTTCGTATCTAAAGTTGTTTTGGACAAGATTTAAGTCAAACACTCTCTTTATATCtataaaaaatttaatttaAACAATATTTGAGTCAAATATTG from Sorghum bicolor cultivar BTx623 chromosome 3, Sorghum_bicolor_NCBIv3, whole genome shotgun sequence encodes the following:
- the LOC8072087 gene encoding callose synthase 11, whose amino-acid sequence is MSLLRNRRTAAAAAAAGGGGGNPEPAAYNIIPIHDVVMHGDHPSLRFPEVRAAVEALAHAADLPPPPLARAWDAFRADLFDWLGATFGFQLHNVRNQREHLVLLLANAQLRKGGTLPTDHPADVLHHSVARDIRRKLLKNYKAWCSYLGKRPHVHVPPSGGRRVAQGVGLDTRRDLLYTALYLLIWGEAANLRFMPECLCYIFHYMALDLNHVIDQSIDIETGRLSIPAVHGEDAFLEKVVKPIYDVLKAEVKFSRDGTKPHSAWRNYDDVNEYFWSRRVFRRLQWPLSPARSFFIPPGNPGRIGKTGFVEQRSFWNVYRSFDRVWVMLILFFQAAMIVAWDGRTPWNSLRYRDIQVRVLSVFITWAALRIVQAVLDAGTQYSLVRRDTVLLAVRMVLKVLVAVGWTITFIVLYVRMWDQRWRDRRWSFSANSRVLNYLEAAGVFLIPQVLALVLFIVPWIRNFLEKTNWRILYVLTWWFQTRTFVGRGVREGLIDNIKYTTFWVCLLTAKFGFSYFLQIRPMVEPTKTILSLHDIKRNWFEFMPHTERIAIIFLWAPVVLIYLMDIQIWYAIFSSLTGALIGLFSHLGEIRSVEQLRLRFQFFASAMQFNLMPEEHLDAVRGGLRSKLYDAINRIKLRYGFGRPYRKIEANEVEAKRFALIWNEIIQTFREEDIISDKEVELLELPPVVWKIRVVRWPCFLLNNELLLALGQAKELVADDRAHWTRICKNEYRRCAVIEAYDSIRHLLLEIIEDRTVEHIIFSQLFFAFDAAMENGKFSEEYKLELLPEIHSSVITLVELLLKEKKDQTKIVNTLQTLYVFAIHDFPKNKKDMEQLRQERLAPPTLEESRLLFEDVIKCPNNDDVSFYKQVRRLHTILTSRDSMNNVPKNPEARRRITFFSNSLFMNMPRAPTVEKMMAFSVLTPYYNEDVMYNKDQLHRENEDGVSILFYLQKIYEDDWGNFLERMQREGMTDDNEIWGNKYQELRLWASYRGQTLARTVRGMMYYHRALKMLAFLDTASEVDITEGTKHLASFGSIRHENDVYPMNGGFRQQPQRRLDRGTSTVSQLFKGQEDGAALMKYTYVVTCQIYGKQKIAKDQRAEDILSLMRKNEALRVAYVDEVHHQGYTQYYSVLVKFDQGLQREVEIYRIRLPGELKLGEGKPENQNHAIIFTRGDAVQTIDMNQDNYFEEALKMRNLLEQYNYYHGSRKPTLLGVREHVFTGSVSSLAWFMSAQETSFVTLGQRVLANPLKVRMHYGHPDVFDRLWFLTRGGISKASRVINISEDIFAGFNCTLRGGNVSHHEYIQVGKGRDVGLNQISMFEAKVSSGNGEQTLSRDVYRLGHRLDFFRMLSVFYTTVGFYFNTMLVVLTVYTFVWGRLYLALSGLEAGIQGSANSTNNKALGTVLNQQFIIQLGFFTALPMIIENSLEQGFLPAIWDFFTMQMNFSSVFYTFSMGTKSHYYGRTILHGGAKYRATGRGFVVQHKSFAENYRLYARSHFIKAIELGIILTVYAAHSVIAKNTLVYIIMNISSWFLVVSWIMAPFAFNPSGFDWLKTVYDFDDFMNWIWYPGGLFSKPEQSWEVWWFEEQDHLRTTGLWGKILEILLDLRYFFFQYGVVYQLKIANNSRSIAVYLLSWICVAVIFGVFVLMSYARDKYAAKEHLYYRVVQTVVIVLAVLVLILFLKFTEFEIIDIFTSLLAFIPTGWGLISIAQVIRPFIESTVVWNSIISVARLYEILLGAFIMAPVALLSWLPGFQEMQTRVLFNEGFSRGLQISRILTGKKTNTV